Within the Danaus plexippus chromosome 25, MEX_DaPlex, whole genome shotgun sequence genome, the region ggTGTGTTACATAcagtataatacataaaacggtaaaagatattttttgatcAAGTAGACGGTTGTCACGACCTATTAAGaggaacatatttttatttttaacacatgaaatataatttaaataaataatcataattctattaatatgttaCTTGAATATTAGTATAGATTTATTGTGAGTGTCATCTTTTTTCATCTCTTTTagttgattagaaaatatattattcagctgagatttttaaacacaaaattagtataaattttttacaatagtAATTAACACCAtacgatttattaaaaataacgtttGAATGACAATGCCAATATGGAGCGGGCTATGCTCGGAGTTTCTTTGAAAGATAAAGTTCACAATGAGGTCATCTGACAAAGAACCAAGGTAACCAACATAGCTCGCAGAATTAGCTCGCTGAAGTGGCAATGGGCTGGTCATGTCTGCGGAAGAACCGATAGCCGATGGAGCAGAGGAGTCCTAGAATAGAGACCGCGACTCGGCTACCGTAAGGTAGGACACCCCCCTGCCAGGTGGACTGACGACCTGAAAAAGGTCGCTGGAGGGGACTGGATGCGGAAGGCGGAGGACCGGGTATTGTGGCGCGAATTGGGACAGGCTATGTCCAACAGTGGACCAAGAGTGCCTAAATGATGATGAAAAgacagtgccaaaacaaaagAATTCTTTTGTCATTTACATCatatattttggaaaaatatgcATGTGATAAAACTGTACTCATTTGATTTGTGCTGCCCAGTTAAGCAATGAAGGGAATGTAATTTCATCCCCTGCTTTTACTTCCTTAATCATACGCATGTCTGTCTTTGAAACGAATATATAACGTATTAGCCTTAATTTctgttgtataaaaatgaGAAGTGTTATATACAGAAAATCATTTACACTTCGTAGCTTttggttaaataaaatctcgATCTCGAGACATTTTCATGTCtcctgcccgtgatcacggttagtGCCAagaaaccgaaacgtcgggagtagttaagtagttataaataataaaaaaactgtagTATGAtcgaaaatcttagttttatttcacgaTTTAAATGACCAAATGTATCTATTCGTACAATAAAGGTGTACTAAAAGTAAACTTACTTTGTTCAGCTGACGCTAGTTTCATGGTTTCAGCTAAACCTGGGATCTTCTGTGAGCTCCACAGAACCCTCACGATCTGATGATAGGCCACAGTCATCAAAAGAAGGGGAACCCTGTAATATTACGACTTTCAAATCTATATAATTGCGAtcacaaaaatacatatagtaaTTTTAGTATTAGTTAGAGATTTTTGAAAgataagtattaataaataatatttattcaatgttttgTCCTTTTTGTAAGATGAACCTATTCACGAAAAATTTATCAGGTAAAAGTAACTTACGTATAAACAAAGACAATTCTGATGATGTGCCATATGAGGTCGCTGCTGTATGACCAGGTCGCAGTACACTGGACCAAGTACTCCAGATCAAACCTCAGTGGTACTACTTTCACCGTTGTTAGCACCACTAGTTCTGGCGTATCTGTTTACAGTGTgagcaattttaaaattttataaacataaacataCCTCAAACTTCCAGTAATGATATCAACTTaagatattgtaatttttttttttttatattactatataaatgttttgcttACAATACTAATGGCTGTGAGAAttcgaattaatttaattaattaatagagaCAAGTACATTACTAATCTCTATACGAAATAGCAACTAAATCAAAATTCTAATTAGATATAGTCTACAAGAAAcagtaataataacattaatttactcaTCAACTAAGTAAATACATTCTGCAGTTGATATCCcatgttgttttaattaaaaacaagtgCTAAGTAACTTTAATAAGGGGCCACTTAAACAAACCATTACCATGTCCATAATTCTTCTTACTTCTTTAAGTTCCCTCAGAAGCTTTTggtttacattacattacgTTAAGTTAATTGAATTGTTGGTCATTGTGAAATGCAAATGTATTGGATGGGAGAAAAGaacttatatgaataaattccCAAAAGAACTTGTAATAAATTCCCTTTCCAAACTTTcttgttttttacattcaaGGGAATGCAAATCGATTGCATTTTTTTGGAATAGATGTAACGAAACAACTCAACGTTTCCATAacagaaaattcaatttaatttatgtcaataatatatatcttatgtaatttacgatttatttataaatttataaaataaaatagcagtattatttcgaataatttgtatttaaattattcatataatagaataatatttctaaaattacttaactatgtcattttaatttattatgttttgagtataaaaatatcgaaaacaattaacaataaatagaatgaataaaaacatagCTTGcgtgacatttaaaaaaataataaacacgtGTCGTACTTACTGAAAACCAACGACAAGGCCCATATAACGAGTATAGCGGTTTTTGCACTGTTGATGGTTGACTTGAACTTGAGAGGGAAGCAAATAGCGTACCAACGGTCCACCGAGATGAAAGTGAGTGTTAGCACTGACACAGTCACTGATACTGactaaaacaaagaaatttttataatcataaccGTTATTAAAAGTACAATGTAggattttgattattatcatCTGGGATTACACTTGTCTGATAGGATTTGATTATTGTATGTTTCGGTCGCGTGTTTACTTAGAATAGTAATGTCAACACAGAAGACTTAACAAGTGAAGAGCAATTCTACTATGTTTAAGTTAAACGCACCACTCTTTAGATGTTCTAGTCTCAAtactatttcatattaatgaaattcctgaaaaaatatttttaatacttataaaatcaatGTCTTCAAGGTTTGCTatcttttacataatttacacTGAAATTATCGACAGCACCACATTGGAACAGTAATTCCAACTGATTGTTTTgatgtaatatacatatttgtatacacGCTTTCTCATTTCTATCCGTTttactttgtaattttattgcaaagatttttttcttgtccTCTCCACTACAGGCGATGAACTTAACGTGGTTTTTtataacgttatatatatttgtcatttccaatataaaattgtgttaGTAAAACAGAGATAAAtgattgagatctaagattttcgcgagtattcatttaaataaaactagtattattcggatttactaggtgtctgcccgtgatcacggttgctgcaaagtaaccgaaacgtcgggattatgtagtttttaaataataaaaatccgcgtagtaaatccgaataatactagtttcatttaaataaatgattgatTTATTGAAGTGAAGGTCgcaaactaatattatatttataaataatataatcatggACTTTTTCAGCTTAACCATTTGCAAGTAGatagaaatttattgaataatattaaaatatgtgatgtgttaaaaaaaatgtaatattaaatattatccaaAAGCAAAGTagactttaattaaatctttatttcaaaGTCGTTTAATCTTTGACGTCTCATCGTGGAATATGAAAACGTGAAATTATTAACCTAAGAGAGTAAGTAATTTGATTTacttcacaaatatttttataagactgTAAACAGTAACACAAATCGGTTAAACAGTTAATCAATGgatgaaaaaagttttgaatcaaatacaattaatttgcGTTGTAAAGGACTTTCCGGGGTATAAGAGACTGAAAAATACTCAAACATTCTGTAATtcaaaatagattaaaatacttaaggGACTTTTATAAATGTGCAAAGTTCTTTCTAATTGTCGTTATTAGCAGTCATTCATTTACGTTCAGACATGTTACGAATTAAGAGCACGTATTTCAAATAAGtaagattaattataacattcataATTAGAGCCATACAAACTCTTAGAAATTAGGTTAACttggtatttattattatatagataattaatgtaatatatgacgacaacagataaataaatgtcCAAAAATCGTAacgtaagtttaaaataaattaggttaagttatttataggGCAACTTTACTGTGATAgaatttttgtgatttttgaAACTTAAAACTCATTTACTCACTTATTAAATGAACTTTATTCAAAGCCGAGTTGTAGTgtgtaaagatatttttaataccataCAGTCGAAACAAAGTGTTAATGCTGGTTATCTCAAATAACTCTgagattatattttcaatattatagtcactaaatataaaacgtaacaTAGAGCCGAGTTTCTCTGTCGATAACATGCGTGTGTTCAATAGTTACAAAGGCTTAATAGTATAAGGTCGTTAGTGATTTGTTTGATGTTAATGTCAATATTTGACAGTGTATTAGGCCGGTTACGAAAATTAATAGGGTGTGACAGTGAGGCTATACTATGACAAAATGTCGAACAAAATTCAGACAGACATTAAAACTCTTAGAGATGagtaacaaagattttaacTCCGTTTATATGTACACCCTGTGATCCTaaactaattatttgttttttctagACAAAATTTCTGTTGTCATATTGTTTCTTAAATCATAattgtcttaagttataaaataactgaaagaataaatataaaattataaaaaaaaagaaagttgACATACTGAAAGTTGACATACCAGTTGAAAGTTGACATACCTGAATATAAAGCAATATCTTGCACAACGCGTCTCCAAGGAACCAAGTTTCGGTTACGTCCCACAGAACCGTAGCCggcaaacaaaacaaaagtacCATGAAATCTGCCACAGCTAAATTAACCAAGAAATAGTTGGTCACTGTCCTCATGGCATGGTTCCTGTACACTGCCAAGCACACCAGTAAGTTTCCAATTAAACCAATAACAAACACCGTCGTATGTACACCTATCAATACCCACTCATAAGTTTGGGGATATATGTATTCATACAGCATTTGTATGTAGTCTTCTCTCGtcatattacaaaattctGCGTCTCCCACACACGGCTCCGATGAATTCGATTCTATctcatttttacttttattattatcaccgatcaataattttttatcttgcTCCACGCTTCTTTTAAGCCGTGAAAAGGTATCCTCGCCGAATATATCGTTATTATAAGATTCAATCATAAAATCCTCTTGTAAACCATTGAATCTTATCTTTGCATCATTTTTATGGAAGTAAATTATCAACACGGCTAATGCTAGTATAATTTTGATCGCCATATTGTTCGTTGTTAGTTcacaacttttattttcacattatCTTCCATTCAAATCATTTtcaatctgaaaaaaaaaacatcacctcaatattacatatttctttCAGCTTAAAACGCGTTATTAAACTatcttttattcaaaaaagaaAGATGAAATGTGCACAGTAAATCGCGcaagaaatatttcaataaattatattttttcgtagttaaaatatttttgatttcttttaacaATTGTATAACCAAACAAAATTCGAGaagataaattttcttttaaaactcgAATATAAACAActacagtaaaataaattatcttaagaatatatttattttcgtgtTAACAGATGGATGACATTGTTTCACTACATTTGATTTACGGAAAATCTTGATGTGTTTTAACCTCTGGCTGTTTATACAGTAAATGgtgctattaatatataacggGTTATTGTACcaaattgtttgtaaaaatataagttgttAAGTACgcgcaacatattaaaaactagatgagcatcgccggggcaacatcgttgtatggatgaaatatcatattacgagtgacgatgctgactccgcggaacaaACAaaaagccgtgtgaaccagaaaattcctgataccacacatgCCATGGAATCGCATTTCTATCCTAACATGCgagcaatcatgtagtcttaggtataggatataagttttaatatgtaattcttattataatatacatataagtaacttTGGTAGTTTTCCAAGAACCTCTGGTTGCCACCCCATTTAAtaaactcaaaaatattttaaagcacaatttaattttatttacttataatgagacgaaacttctcagctttccatggattcaccgtgagggtgccgggtccatcgcgttgcagggagagaaTCTTTAACAATGAATGAGACTTGTAAACCACgtttaggtttaaggggccctatCTAAAGTTCGTTAAACGCTTACCTCAACCCTTCAAGCTCCACTTTCTATCTAaccaaattttaaacgaatcaACTAGGCATGCCTTCAAAGTACTTTTTCAGTatgaattgatgttaaatCTGGACACACAGTCTTATATTATCTGAGAGAGTTATTTGGAGCACATTGAGAAA harbors:
- the LOC116775134 gene encoding orexin/Hypocretin receptor type 1-like isoform X1; translated protein: MAIKIILALAVLIIYFHKNDAKIRFNGLQEDFMIESYNNDIFGEDTFSRLKRSVEQDKKLLIGDNNKSKNEIESNSSEPCVGDAEFCNMTREDYIQMLYEYIYPQTYEWVLIGVHTTVFVIGLIGNLLVCLAVYRNHAMRTVTNYFLVNLAVADFMVLLFCLPATVLWDVTETWFLGDALCKILLYIQSVSVTVSVLTLTFISVDRWYAICFPLKFKSTINSAKTAILVIWALSLVFNTPELVVLTTVKVVPLRFDLEYLVQCTATWSYSSDLIWHIIRIVFVYTVPLLLMTVAYHQIVRVLWSSQKIPGLAETMKLASAEQIQLQSRRKAAKMLVAVVVMFAVCYFPVHLLSVLRYLDMEQNDMITCLALVSHVLCYVNSAINPLIYNFMSGKYRREFRRVFCCNQNLTRNTFTTMTRLTTSRKKYETADKTQRSSLKFHKCENMALRHHNCGLALKSQCGHIALNERVNELNQGFRVCENVMKNGQRCSIKAIGF
- the LOC116775134 gene encoding orexin receptor type 2-like isoform X2 — encoded protein: MAIKIILALAVLIIYFHKNDAKIRFNGLQEDFMIESYNNDIFGEDTFSRLKRSVEQDKKLLIGDNNKSKNEIESNSSEPCVGDAEFCNMTREDYIQMLYEYIYPQTYEWVLIGVHTTVFVIGLIGNLLVCLAVYRNHAMRTVTNYFLVNLAVADFMVLLFCLPATVLWDVTETWFLGDALCKILLYIQSVSVTVSVLTLTFISVDRWYAICFPLKFKSTINSAKTAILVIWALSLVFNTPELVVLTTVKVVPLRFDLEYLVQCTATWSYSSDLIWHIIRIVFVYTVPLLLMTVAYHQIVRVLWSSQKIPGLAETMKLASAEQIQLQSRRKAAKMLVAVVVMFAVCYFPVHLLSVLRYLDMEQNDMITCLALVSHVLCYVNSAINPLIYNFMSVFHSR